The following are encoded in a window of Panicum virgatum strain AP13 chromosome 5N, P.virgatum_v5, whole genome shotgun sequence genomic DNA:
- the LOC120673547 gene encoding protein NUCLEAR FUSION DEFECTIVE 4-like isoform X2 — protein MSSSPSSAHWLSLVGSIWLQTINGPNADFPVYSSQLKDLKHISQVQLNFLAFASDAGKLFGWFSGVAALYLPLWVVAFVGAAFGLVGYGVQYLFLDSAGLRYWHLFLLTSLAGNGICWINTVCYLLCIRNFGSSSRVAVSLATSYLGLSAKVYTSLADSIPGLANSKAKAYLLLNAVVPMLVTVVVAPSLRVVDLTSAASTDAAFLVMFAITLATGACAVVGSIGSTSNGLSSREHMVSLGVLLATPILIPLALRIRESLDKIRETKRENRIHDLGADDADAIDRVVAIDIADAGSKAGDPAAELPREEVGGLRLLRKLDFWLYFFSYMFSGTLGLVFLNNLGQIAESRRLAQTSTLVSLSSSFGFFGRLLPSFLDYYSAKSGYSISRTGSMASLMAPMAGAFFLLLHPSDLFLYLSTAVIGTCTGAITSVAVSATSELFGTKNFGVNHNVVVTNIPVGSLCFGYFAAYLYQRGARGSHRCIGAGCYQETFVVWGATCAVGTLLCAVLYARSRSFAGRLPAAAAAAAGGAVRTPCLARLANLVS, from the exons ATGTCTTCTTCCCCTTCCTCGGCCCACTGGCTGAGCCTCGTCGGGAGCATCTGGCTGCAGACCATCAACGGGCCCAACGCCGATTTCCCCGTCTACTCGTCGCAGCTCAAGGACCTGAAGCACATCTCGCAGGTGCAGCTCAACTTCCTGGCCTTCGCGTCCGACGCCGGCAAGCTGTTCGGGTGGTTCTCCGGGGTGGCCGCGCTCTACCTGCCGCTCTGGGTCGTCGCCTTCGTCGGCGCCGCGTTCGGCCTCGTCGGCTACGGCGtccagtacctcttcctcgacaGCGCCGGCCTCCGGTACTGGCACCTGTTCCTGCTCACCTCCCTGGCCGGGAATGGCATCTGCTGGATCAACACCGTCTGCTACCTCCTCTGCATCCGGAACTTCGGGTCCAGCAGCCGCGTCGCGGTGAGCCTCGCCACCAGCTACCTCGGCCTCAGCGCCAAGGTCTACACCAGCCTCGCGGACTCCATACCCGGCCTGGCCAACTCCAAGGCCAAGGCCTACCTCCTCCTCAATGCCGTCGTGCCCATGCTCGTCACCGTCGTGGTGGCGCCGTCGCTCCGGGTGGTCGACCTCACGAGCGCGGCAAGCACGGACGCGGCATTCCTCGTCATGTTCGCCATCACGCTCGCCACGGGCGCCTGCGCCGTCGTCGGCAGCATCGGCTCCACGTCCAACGGGCTGTCGTCGAGGGAGCACATGGTCAGCCTCGGCGTGCTGCTCGCCACCCCCATCCTCATCCCGCTGGCGCTCAGGATCCGCGAGAGCCTCGACAAGATACGGGAGACCAAGCGGGAGAACAGGATCCACGACCTCGGCGCCGACGATGCCGACGCCATCGACAGGGTCGTCGCCATCGATATCGCCGACGCCGGGAGCAAGGCGGGGGACCCCGCCGCGGAGTTGCCGCGAGAGGAGGTCGGCGGCCTCCGGCTGCTGAGGAAGCTCGACTTCTGGCTCTACTTCTTCAGCTACATGTTCAGCGGCACCCTGGGTCTGGTGTTCCTCAACAACCTGGGACAGATCGCCGAGTCGCGACGGCTCGCGCAGACTTCCACTCTGGTCTCGCTGTCATCTTCGTTTGGATTCTTCGGCCGCCTGCTCCCCTCCTTCCTGGACTACTACTCCGCGAA GAGCGGCTACTCCATCTCAAGGACAGGATCCATGGCGTCGCTGATGGCGCCCATGGCGGGCGCCTTCTTCCTGCTGCTCCACCCCAGCGACCTCTTCCTGTACCTGAGCACGGCGGTGATCGGCACGTGCACGGGCGCCATCACGTCGGTGGCCGTGTCGGCGACGAGCGAGCTGTTCGGCACCAAGAACTTCGGCGTGAACCACAACGTGGTGGTGACCAACATCCCCGTCGGGTCGCTGTGCTTCGGCTACTTCGCGGCCTACCTCTACCAGCGCGGGGCGCGGGGCAGCCACCGCTGCATCGGCGCCGGCTGCTACCAGGAGACCTTCGTGGTGTGGGGCGCGACGTGCGCCGTCGGCACGCTGCTCTGCGCCGTGCTCTACGCGCGGTCGCGGAGCTTCGCCGGGAGgctaccggcggcggcggcggcggcggccggaggagcaGTAAGGACACCATGCCTCGCCCGCTTAGCTAACCTCGTCTCGTAG
- the LOC120673547 gene encoding protein NUCLEAR FUSION DEFECTIVE 4-like isoform X1 has translation MSSSPSSAHWLSLVGSIWLQTINGPNADFPVYSSQLKDLKHISQVQLNFLAFASDAGKLFGWFSGVAALYLPLWVVAFVGAAFGLVGYGVQYLFLDSAGLRYWHLFLLTSLAGNGICWINTVCYLLCIRNFGSSSRVAVSLATSYLGLSAKVYTSLADSIPGLANSKAKAYLLLNAVVPMLVTVVVAPSLRVVDLTSAASTDAAFLVMFAITLATGACAVVGSIGSTSNGLSSREHMVSLGVLLATPILIPLALRIRESLDKIRETKRENRIHDLGADDADAIDRVVAIDIADAGSKAGDPAAELPREEVGGLRLLRKLDFWLYFFSYMFSGTLGLVFLNNLGQIAESRRLAQTSTLVSLSSSFGFFGRLLPSFLDYYSAKRSGYSISRTGSMASLMAPMAGAFFLLLHPSDLFLYLSTAVIGTCTGAITSVAVSATSELFGTKNFGVNHNVVVTNIPVGSLCFGYFAAYLYQRGARGSHRCIGAGCYQETFVVWGATCAVGTLLCAVLYARSRSFAGRLPAAAAAAAGGAVRTPCLARLANLVS, from the exons ATGTCTTCTTCCCCTTCCTCGGCCCACTGGCTGAGCCTCGTCGGGAGCATCTGGCTGCAGACCATCAACGGGCCCAACGCCGATTTCCCCGTCTACTCGTCGCAGCTCAAGGACCTGAAGCACATCTCGCAGGTGCAGCTCAACTTCCTGGCCTTCGCGTCCGACGCCGGCAAGCTGTTCGGGTGGTTCTCCGGGGTGGCCGCGCTCTACCTGCCGCTCTGGGTCGTCGCCTTCGTCGGCGCCGCGTTCGGCCTCGTCGGCTACGGCGtccagtacctcttcctcgacaGCGCCGGCCTCCGGTACTGGCACCTGTTCCTGCTCACCTCCCTGGCCGGGAATGGCATCTGCTGGATCAACACCGTCTGCTACCTCCTCTGCATCCGGAACTTCGGGTCCAGCAGCCGCGTCGCGGTGAGCCTCGCCACCAGCTACCTCGGCCTCAGCGCCAAGGTCTACACCAGCCTCGCGGACTCCATACCCGGCCTGGCCAACTCCAAGGCCAAGGCCTACCTCCTCCTCAATGCCGTCGTGCCCATGCTCGTCACCGTCGTGGTGGCGCCGTCGCTCCGGGTGGTCGACCTCACGAGCGCGGCAAGCACGGACGCGGCATTCCTCGTCATGTTCGCCATCACGCTCGCCACGGGCGCCTGCGCCGTCGTCGGCAGCATCGGCTCCACGTCCAACGGGCTGTCGTCGAGGGAGCACATGGTCAGCCTCGGCGTGCTGCTCGCCACCCCCATCCTCATCCCGCTGGCGCTCAGGATCCGCGAGAGCCTCGACAAGATACGGGAGACCAAGCGGGAGAACAGGATCCACGACCTCGGCGCCGACGATGCCGACGCCATCGACAGGGTCGTCGCCATCGATATCGCCGACGCCGGGAGCAAGGCGGGGGACCCCGCCGCGGAGTTGCCGCGAGAGGAGGTCGGCGGCCTCCGGCTGCTGAGGAAGCTCGACTTCTGGCTCTACTTCTTCAGCTACATGTTCAGCGGCACCCTGGGTCTGGTGTTCCTCAACAACCTGGGACAGATCGCCGAGTCGCGACGGCTCGCGCAGACTTCCACTCTGGTCTCGCTGTCATCTTCGTTTGGATTCTTCGGCCGCCTGCTCCCCTCCTTCCTGGACTACTACTCCGCGAA GAGGAGCGGCTACTCCATCTCAAGGACAGGATCCATGGCGTCGCTGATGGCGCCCATGGCGGGCGCCTTCTTCCTGCTGCTCCACCCCAGCGACCTCTTCCTGTACCTGAGCACGGCGGTGATCGGCACGTGCACGGGCGCCATCACGTCGGTGGCCGTGTCGGCGACGAGCGAGCTGTTCGGCACCAAGAACTTCGGCGTGAACCACAACGTGGTGGTGACCAACATCCCCGTCGGGTCGCTGTGCTTCGGCTACTTCGCGGCCTACCTCTACCAGCGCGGGGCGCGGGGCAGCCACCGCTGCATCGGCGCCGGCTGCTACCAGGAGACCTTCGTGGTGTGGGGCGCGACGTGCGCCGTCGGCACGCTGCTCTGCGCCGTGCTCTACGCGCGGTCGCGGAGCTTCGCCGGGAGgctaccggcggcggcggcggcggcggccggaggagcaGTAAGGACACCATGCCTCGCCCGCTTAGCTAACCTCGTCTCGTAG